The following coding sequences lie in one Alloacidobacterium dinghuense genomic window:
- a CDS encoding efflux RND transporter permease subunit: MSLVGVIVSHSIVLFDYIEERHIAGDDFENELIDVAILRLHPVLITVFATALALFPLALHGGPLWKPLCYAQIGGLLIATVVTKLHVPVMYAIFFLGLKILEWGIVEEPTPSQPSSLPNHQPYVSASHPE, translated from the coding sequence GTGTCGCTGGTGGGTGTCATCGTCAGTCATTCTATCGTCCTCTTCGACTACATTGAGGAACGCCACATTGCAGGGGACGATTTCGAGAACGAACTCATCGACGTAGCCATTCTCCGGCTTCACCCAGTGCTCATCACTGTTTTCGCAACGGCGCTTGCGCTCTTTCCTCTCGCGCTGCACGGCGGGCCGCTATGGAAGCCTCTATGCTACGCGCAAATAGGCGGTCTGCTCATCGCAACCGTCGTCACCAAGCTTCATGTGCCGGTCATGTACGCGATCTTCTTTCTCGGCCTTAAGATACTGGAGTGGGGTATAGTCGAGGAGCCTACTCCTTCACAGCCATCAAGTCTTCCTAATCATCAACCGTACGTATCAGCGAGTCATCCCGAATGA